ATCCCATCTCGTCAGCTATAGCCCTGATCAGGTCCATATCGAAGCCAACGAATTCACCATTTTCAACGTACTCAAATGGCGGGAAATCAGCGCTTGTCCCTACGATATAAGTCTTACCAAAGGCAAAAACAACAAGTAGAAGCAAAAGAACTACAAGAAAAGCTTTTTTCATTATCTCACCCCCAAAGTATGGTGTTAAAATATCCTGAAGTCAAATCCCAGGCTCAAGCAAAATTCGTCACCAGAAAGATCATAATTGCTATTTGGATTGAAAGGGATAAACACGGTGTGGTTGTTGTCTGAAATCTTAACCCCCGCTGCTTCAACGGTAAAATTGAAAAGTCCTGGATAGTAAGCCACGGACAACCAGAAATTTCTGAAATAGAATGTGGAATAAAATCCTGAGCGGAAGTTATAAATCCTGTGAAGGAAGGCAATCTCTGTTTCAGTGGGATCAAACATTTTATCATCGAAAGTGACATAGTAAGACACTGTACTCAGTGGATCAGCAAGAGTATCGTGGTAATGATAGGAAAGTATTCTGAACGTATAACCGCTCTCAAAGTTCCTCCTGACCGTTCCTATCCTGAACTCATTTCTCCCGCCTCCTAAAGACATCGCCAAATCAAGCCAGTACGATATATTGAGTCTACCAGCATTGGCAGCCACGCCGAAAGCGAGAGAATGTGTCGCACTGAGGTGGAGCGAAGGTTCATTGACAGCAAAATCATACGATCTGTACTGGTCATCGTTGAAACTGACAATAGAGTTCCAGCCCGAATAGTTTATCTCATAAGGGCTGTAGAAACCAACAAGGTTAAATCTAATATATCCAAAAATCGTAAGAGAGAACACGAGAAAGACAATAATAACAAGTTTTCTCATAAAACCCCTCCTCTTTTAGTATTATACTATTTGAAACATAAATCCCGACAAGTAATGATACGATGATAGCAGAATTAGGAAATATTTGAGGGTAATGATTACCCTTCTATCGAAAAACACGAGAAATGGAAGTGAAAAGATGAAGGTTGGAATCGCGATGAGTGGTGGTGTTGACAGTGCAGTGGCTGCCGCCTTACTAATTGAAGCCGGCCACGAAGTAGTTGGTTATCACATGAAGAACTTGCCTGATCATCTATTTGAAGTTGTCCCTGAAACCAAAAAAGTCTGTTGCAGCCCATCTGACACTATCGATGCATATAAAACAGCTAAAATCCTCGGAATAGAGCTTAAAATCGTCAAACTAAATGAGTTGTTCAGAAACCATATAATAGACTACTTTATCGAAGAATACAGGCAGGGAAGGACACCCAATCCCTGCGTGCTTTGTAATGACTATATGAAATTCGGTGCACTGATGGAGAAGGCCCTGGAAGACGGCATGGAAATGTTCGCTAGCGGCCACTATGCTAGAATAATCAACCATCCTGATTACGGTATCACACTGGCGAAAGGCAAAGCAGATCACAAAGACCAAGCATATTTCCTTTCCAGAATAAAAAAGGAAAAGCTAAAAAAGATACTCTTCCCCAATGGCGAACTGACAAAAGAAGAGATCAGAGAAAAGGCAAAAGTTCTGGGATTGCCTGTCCATGCGAAGCGAGAGAGTCAGGAACTATGCTTCATCCCCGATAACAATTACCGACGCTTTCTGAAAGAAGAAGGAATTGTCCTACCTGCCGGCGAGATAGTCGATGTACACGGCAATGTTTTAGGAAAGCACCGCGGACTTCCTTTTTACACAATCGGCCAAAGAAAAGGGCTGGGAATCTCTTCCGACAAAAAGCTCTACATTATAGACATCGACAAGAAACTCAACCGCCTGATCGTTGGACCCTACGAAATGACCCTCAAAAACAGGTTCAAAGCCATCAAACCTAACTGGCTGATTGATGTGCATAGCAATGAGTTCAGATGTGAATGCATGGTCAGGAGCACCATGAAACCAGAAGAAGCGAAGGTACATATCATAGGAGACAGTTTAACGGTGGAATTTAAAAAGCCGGTATCCGCTATTACACCCGGTCAGTTAGCAGTTTTCTACGACGGAGCCATCGTCCTTGGAAGCGCGTTTATAGAGAGTGTGGAGAGTTGAAAAGCCATCCAACCTGTGATAGAATTCTTTTTGCCAGGGGTTAGTTCAGTCGGTAGAACGCTGGTTTCGGGAACCAGAGGCCCGGGGTTCAAGTCCCCGACCCCTGACCATTTGTGTGACCACTGAATGTTTTTATAATCCGCTCCAATAGCAAATTGTAGGAGCGGATTTATTTTTTTGGTTAACAGAGAAACAATAACTCAAAATCGATTTTCAGACTACTTTTTTCGCTGACCGATACATTTATATATCAGCGCATAGAAAACTCTTCTCACAGCGCAAAAAACGTGGTTGTGGTGGCGGTATAGGAACTCGAACTGTCGGTTCTGCAGGTATGATTCGATGTTTTTTACTCTTGACGATGTGAAGTGAAAGTACAAAATTGACAGTCCAATCAGGAGAAGTTATTAAATAAAAAATTTCTGACCAATTCGATGATGTTTTGTTTGCAATCTTTTAGCGTTTCACAGACATTGTTCTGAAGTATGCTGAAATCGCTTTCCCAAATTTTATCCATATATTTGAATTGACCGAAATCCCACATTTGAAGAGGAACAAAAGGATATTGAAGATTGATATCCGTTTGGTTAAATACACCAGTTTCATCGTTGAATGTGAAAGAATGAATATAAAAATACACGTATTTGTATTTCCAACCATTTGAATGTGTTTCGTTCGAGAGTATATTGGAGTAGGCAGACTTTTTCTTAAAATGCTCAAACCATTCCTTAGGACTCTTTTTACTATGTGAAGTAACTTCGATTATAAGAATTCTTTTTTTGACTTTGGATTCTATAACAATATCAAGTTCTAAGTTCTCTGTTATAGATGTTGTAAGTGGCTTCACTATTATATTGCTGTATGATTTTATGTCGGTCAATCTAACACTATCTATTATCAGCTTTTCCAAAACCATATTGTACAGTCTTTCCATAAAATTATGAATTTCTTCTTCCGCAACATCAAATATTGCCTCAAAAAGACCTAATGTTTCTTTAGAGACTTCCCAGGAATAAATTTCAAACAGTCCTAACTTTCTATAATCACTAGATAATAAACCTATTACACCTTCTCGCTCAATGCATTGTTGGGAACAAGCAAGATCACAAAGATGAGCATTTATACCTTCATTTAATAAAAATGTATTATATTCTGCCACAAGTACTGCTTCCATACACTTTTTCGGATTTTCATGAATAACTTTTTTAACGTCAGGAAGCTTACTAATAATACTTTCCTGGATGAAATCTGGCTTGAAGAAAGGTTTTAAAGGGATATAAATATTAACACTCTTATTTTGAGTATTAGTTTTAAAATCTAAAAAGAAAGGCAATTTAAATGCTCTATTGAAAACATAATACAGATGTAAAAACTCCCAGAATTGAACCAAATGCTCAAACTGTACCTTTTCAATAATTCTAGCAGTTTCCATTAAAGATCTACTAAAATTATTATTTGAACGCTCCTCAATTATTTCCCAAGGTCCAATTTTTTCCATTTGATTCATTCTTTCTTCCTAATGACAATTTAATTTCTAGAGTATATCTGCGCCGAAAGTTGCTTTCTCTACACTGTCC
This genomic interval from Kosmotoga pacifica contains the following:
- the mnmA gene encoding tRNA 2-thiouridine(34) synthase MnmA; its protein translation is MKVGIAMSGGVDSAVAAALLIEAGHEVVGYHMKNLPDHLFEVVPETKKVCCSPSDTIDAYKTAKILGIELKIVKLNELFRNHIIDYFIEEYRQGRTPNPCVLCNDYMKFGALMEKALEDGMEMFASGHYARIINHPDYGITLAKGKADHKDQAYFLSRIKKEKLKKILFPNGELTKEEIREKAKVLGLPVHAKRESQELCFIPDNNYRRFLKEEGIVLPAGEIVDVHGNVLGKHRGLPFYTIGQRKGLGISSDKKLYIIDIDKKLNRLIVGPYEMTLKNRFKAIKPNWLIDVHSNEFRCECMVRSTMKPEEAKVHIIGDSLTVEFKKPVSAITPGQLAVFYDGAIVLGSAFIESVES